TGAAATGAGTTATGGGTTAGATGtatatatcaataataataagaGAGTAGTTATTTgcactttattttatttgatttatattctatttaataagtaacatttatttatacatTCTATTTAATAAGTAACACTTATTTATAAATAGAAtgtatataataaaaatgaagTTAAATAACAATTCTCTTAGGGTATGTTTGGTATGAGTAATAAGCAAATGATAGATTGATAAACCCATGTTTGTCTCATTTTTTATGAACCCAATTTATCAAGAAGTCCATGATAAAAAAACCTATTTGGGTGAAAAGACATCCCATTGTTTTGGGAGGCTTGCCAATCTAATtcctaaaatataacataaattactAATTTAGCTCCGAAAGTATCTACAAGCGAGATATAGAATTTTAAGAAGAGTGTTTTTTCTGGTACTTgagctttaatttattttgcatttactttttgtatattttgaaattaaaattaatgttttCTCAGGCACTTGGGCTTTAAAGTCGGGTTTTGAATTTGGGctcaatattaaaaatgagataaaatgcaaaatcatattaatttttattaaaaaaaaataaattgtcaGATAAATACATaatctataatttaaaattttataaaatatttatttattaacagCTGAACACACAGTTTTGAAAACACTGctacaaatatcattttatattcTAAATTGTCATAAATGCTAATTTAAGGTATTTTTTCTCAACAacataaaatgtaaaatttatcatactcattaaaatcttaccaaacaaaacATGTCTTATCACAACATATTATATAtctttaatttgaattttataattaatccAATTATTTATCATTTCCTACCCTCCAAAGATAGCCAAATAATAATACTATGTCACGGTTCAAATTGGACACTTGAAAGTTGGGGAGCATTTATTACAAATCTACAGGCAAAGTGGGGGGCCGGCAACCGTCGGCCGGTCCGAGAACCAATATCGGGATTATAATTTTCATTCCACCCTCCAAATATACCATATTCACAAATCAACCcatattttatcaaatattaacatattACTCCCAACTGAATTTATTGCATTTCTTTTCTCTCCCCACATTTATCTATAATATTATAGAATAACCTTACCATTTCCAGCTCATGAGTATCTTCCTCCTCCCTCCTCTGTTCTTTGTGCCACCAAAACAAAATATGAGTGCCAAAAtctagagaaaaaaaaattgcgaACGTACGAAGAATTGActgctgattttttttaaaaattttatgaagCCACTGAAAATCATCTTTCATTAAACTGGTATGTAAATGTTTTCTGTTTGCAAAATTAAAGCATTTATacaattttggaaatttttaaaattttctattgcATTATTCTCATACATTCAATGCTTATGTTTTCCTTAAATTCATTTATTAGCAATCTTTGCCATTTGTTCGGGAAAAAAATGAGTAAAAACAATCAGCCAAtgattttactgattttagcTTCTTTTTTTCCACTCATTTTGTgctttcaaattattattattcagcATTATTTGTTTTCTTTGGAGGGCTGATGCTTCTGCCTTCTTGGTTGAGTGGTTTAGTTTGAATCTCGTCTGTCAAGCTGATGTGACTAGAGTAATAGGAACATTATTGGCAAgctatttcaaataattagttaGCGTAGAATAATGATTATTATTCATCATAGGTTAATGCAACAGCATATTTCGTTGTAATGATATTCTCCTTCTTTGTGTTTTTAAATATATCTTTTTTCAAGTTTACAACTTTACATAAAGGTCACCTGTGTTTACCTTGCTGGACATGGACGCTTCAGAGATTGAGGAAAATTTACTCTCCATTGGTGAACCGAAGGTATGGAGTAGGATCATAAATGCAGaggatttgtttattttttgacCATGCCTTTTGAAATAATTTGGGGTTGATTACAGAATGATTTTATTTACAAGAATGTGGAAGCATTAAATGATACTTGGGTTCAAATTCTTATTTGATCTTAAATCTATCTCGCTGATCGCATAGAGCACTCATTTAATAGCATTCTCAGCAGGAACATCTCGATTTTTCATAGATGTGCAGTTTGCCAATTGGCAAATAAGTTTggggttttaatttttttatgtgctTTTTGTTagttcatttatttattatatattggaATGTTTTGGTGGGTTTTTTCACCTTAGCTGATACTCGTTGTTGGTGTAGTTACATGGTGAGATGTGCAAGAACCTAAGTTCCGTGTATGCAAAAGTGTTGGCGATATTCCCTGATCTAGAGGCGGCTCGACCAAGGAGCACATCTGGTATTCAAGCACTATGTGCTCTGCATATAGCACTTGAAAAGACCAAGAATTTTCTTCAGCATTGTGCAGAATGTAGTAAACTTTACTTGGTATGACTCATTCTTTTTCACTTCTGAACGATTTTTTTCTTatgcaccaaaaaaaaaaatacgaatttcGAAATGGTAGCTGGCACCACCTAATCTCCCATTTTTGtattttaccaaaatttatGGAGTCAACTCATGTTTGTGTTTAGTAAGAGTATGCAAATTTGTTAATCAATCCCTCCATCACATTTGGTTCGGCTTGATTCTTTGCCTTTTCTTTGTTAGGCAATAACTGGAGATTCAGTGGTAATGAAATTTGAGAAAGCACGATGTGCACTTGAAGATAGTTTAAAACGGGTTGAAGATATTGTTCCACCAGCTATTGGCAGTCAGGTGATTTTGAATTTGGTTCTTCTGTTAACTTAAATGTATTGGAGaagttttaattgatttttggtacaaattatatattaagttattagaaatttgtttgaattttaGTATTCTGTTTTTTTTCCAGATCGCAGAGATTTTGGGTGAACTTGGAAGGATCGAGTTTTCTCTTGATCCGATTGAGAAGCAAATAGGTGACGATATTATTAGATTGCTTCAACAAGGGAGAAATTTCAACAGTAACTCTTATGACAATGAGGAGCTTGAATCTTTTCATCAGGCTGCATCTAGGCTCGGTATCACCTCTTCAAGAGCAGCACTTAGAGAGAGAAGAGCTTTGAAGAAACATGTGGAAAGAGCTCGAGCTGATGACGACAAAAGGAAGGAGTCTATCATAGCTTATCTCATGCATCTCATGAGAAAGTACTCAAAGGTTTTCAGGGGCGAGTTTTCGGATGACTCACCAGGATCAACACCTTGCTCGCCTACTATCCACGGATCATTTGAAGATGGTAACATGCTTGGCTGTAATGGTTTTGCTTTTGATAGGCAGTTTTCGAAACTCTGTTCTTTCAATTTCAAGCCAAATTTCCGGAGATCAGATCAGATTCATGTGCCCCCTGAAGAGTTAAGGTGCCCTATATCTTTGCAACTTATGCATGATCCAGTTATCGTAGCTTCGGGGCAAACATATGAAAGGGTTTGTATAGAAAAATGGTTTAGTGACGGTCACAACACTTGTCCTAAAACTCAGCAGCAGCTCCCTCATCTTTCTTTGACTCCCAATTACTGTGTTAAAGGATTGGTGGCTAGTTGGTGTGAAAATAATAGGATTCCTGTTCCAGACGCTCCACCAGGATCACTTCATCTCAATTACTGGAGGCTAGTGTTATCCGAAAGTGACTCTGCAAACTCAAAATCGTTAGAAAGTTTCGATTTGTGTAAGTTCAAGGGTGTTAAGGTTAAACCTTTGAATGAAAGTGGTATCATTGAGGACGCTGAAGGAAATGAACTGGAAGCTACTTCTGTGCAAAAAGAGGATTGTGGAGATTACCATTCCTTCAAACAGTGTCACGATTTCTTGGCCGTCTTAGAGAAGGATGATGACTTGATGGAGAAATGCAAAGTGGTGGAGCAGATAAGGCACTTGTTAAAAGATGATGAAGAAGCCAGGATTTATATGGGGGCTAATGGTTTTGTAGAGGCATTGCTGCATTTCTTGGACTCTGCTGTCTCTTACAGGAATGGGATGGCTCAAGAAATAGGAGCAATGGCTCTCTTCAATCTTGCTGTAAATAATAAAAGGTATACAAACATCTGTATCGAATGATTTtgaaattcctttgataaaatCCGAACTCTTTAAAGAATCTTTCTACTCGTTTGGTTTtgaaattcctttgataaaatCCGAACTCTTTAAAGAATCTTTCTACTCGTTTGGTTGCTGAAATTTATTTGATACTGCAGAAAAAATTTATGAGCTATACATACAGTATTACTGTAGACGTTTATATAGCCTTTAAATCACATTTTATGAGCATCGTGTTTACGCAGTTTCCACTCTTTTCAGAAACAAAGAATTGTTATTGGCTTCAGGAGTGCTTCCAATATTGCAAAAAATGATAGCTAATACCGATTCTGTTGGAGCAACAACTGCCCTTTACCTAAATCTTTCCTGCCTCGAGGAGGCCAAAGCCATTATCGGGACTACACAGGAAGCTGTATATTTCTTGATCTCCATCCTTAAACTTGAAACAGATGAGCAATGTAAGATCGATGCCCTTCACACCCTATACAACATTTCCAGTCATTCAACCAATATCCCTCATCTTCTGGGAGCTGGTATCATTGATGACCTTCACAATCTTATCACACATCCCAGTGACCACTCTTCAACAGAGAAGTGCATTACCATGTTAATTTACTTAGCTTCGAGTAAATCTGCAAGAGATGAAATCATTGCCTCTCCTGGCCTTATTACCGGACTTGCTACTATCTTGGACATCGGTGAGCCCGTAGAACAAGAACAAGCTGCAGCCTGTCTTCTGATATTATGTAATACGAGCGACAAATGCTGTGAAATGGTTCTTCAAGAAGGGGCGATACCTTCATTAGTGTCGATTTCTGTAAATGGGACAGTTAGAGGTAAACAGAAAGCCCAGAAGCTTCTGATGTTATTTCGGGAGAAGCGACAACGAGTTCCTTCACCTGTTCCCAGTCGACCTATGCCCGAGAACAGTGAGATGGCTTTGCCTTCTCAAAATTCAAAGCCATTTTGCAAGTCAATCTCGAGGCGAAAAGTCGGTAAAACATTGAGTTTTTGGTGGAAGAACAAGAGCTTTTCTGTGTACCAGCGTTGAAAATTTTACTGCTTTGTCTAGACGGCTTCAGTTGTCTTCCCTTGTATATTATGCCTTTATTGCCTGCCTCGGCTTTTCTAGTATCACGATTCTCTTAGAAGAAGTGTACAGTCTACTTTAATCAACGGAGTATCTAGCATAGTTTGAAGTCCCTAGATCTttgttttcaagaaaatgtGGCTAAAATTAGGTGTGAATTTTTGGTTGTAAATCCTCTGGATTTTGTTCAGGGGCCGAGTTTCCATGAGCAGCTTGCATGATAAATGTCTCGTTTCCTCACCATTTCAAATATTCTGCTATACTTGGTGACAGTTGGTGTTGCTTATTCTTGCAATAACTATAAATCTATCACTTGTGCATGGGGTTTTGTGGTTAGATTCGTATCTAAGTCTtgaataatcaaaataaatacaaCTAAAAGCTAGCCAATTCATATTATGTAATAATATATTTGGACATACAAATCCTTGTTAGCCCCTAAAACATTTTGAGACGTTTGTCCTGAAATAAATTTCAGTGATTTATTTTCTGGATAAACCATGCATGGCTTCATCGATCACAATGCACAAAGTTAGAATACAACGGAGTTAAGTTGTCACAAAATCTACTAGCAAgacatctcaaatttttttttttatgttttataaaatatcgcaacatcttattaattatttttaaataaatttttattataaaacaattattatctaaaaatatacttatttttaaaacaacttataaaaattttgtttataaaatttCTATATTTATAAACACTTTTTATAATTACTCGTCAACGTCCAGAAATATGGCGACTGAGGTACAGGTAGTATCAATGAAATGCGATATCCCTCCACTCCAGCAGAACTCAGTTTAACACACACCGGATCCCTCACCCAATTCATCTTCTCCACGAGAGTGCACACAACCTCTTTCGGTGAATCGAATTCGATTCTGCAACTGAAAATGATTGAATCCTCCTCTTTACAACCAAACAATATGCTGATCGGAGTGTGACAGCTCCTCCCTCTCTTTATCAGAATTATCAACGCCATTTAATTGTATGTGCAGATCAAAAATTCTGGATTTCGATTCGTAATTTATATGCTATTTCGCTGCTTATCGTTCTAGTACCTATGCTTAAATCAAAACTTCCGCTCGGTAACCGTTTCAAGACTTTTCGTATGTTTTACGGTTTCGTTATGTATTTGATTGAatcttatttattttagttttctgtaaaaaaaaatttattttttatatttggttTGCTTGTTGGCAGCTTAGTTGATTTGCTTACGTTTGTTTATTCTTTCCGTTGGTTTCAATTTTCTTCTGCATGAATTTCGTATTTGAGCCTTTTCCCCCATTATTGACAATTTACCATTTCCTTGTTTGCTTTTGGAAATTCTTGTAATTAACATGGATCTAGGCTCAGGTATGTGATTAAAATCTTGTGTTTTTTTGCTAAGAATATATTGTTTCGGAAGGGTTTTGCTTTGCTGATGAATTGAACAAAATTATGTGTgctgttcttcttcttcttttttaccAGTTGATCTCATAACTTGATATCCATTTATTAAGCTCTTGAACATTAAATTTGGATGAACAAATTTTGTCCAAATTAATGGATCGATGTTTTTCTGGCAATACAATACGACTGATAAAGAGTTTGGTTTCCTACAATTTGAAATCTTTTAGTTGACGAGACATTTATATAGATTTGATTGACATAATTCCTGATTCTTATTATAAGTATTATTAGGCCTAATTGCACCAATGTAAATTGCATTATCGGCAGGTGTACCTGGCGATGGGAGGTGTTTGTTCCGGTCAGTGGTTCATGGTGCTTGTCTACGTGCAGGAAAGCCATCTCCAACAGAAAACCGTGAAAGGGAACTTGCAGATGAGCTTAGAGCAACAGTACAAAATCCTTTCTTTCTGTTCTGCTGTTTTGAAGGAATTCAGTTGCTTATATTATATTGCATAGTTTTACTTAGGATTCCTTGGTTCTGCAGGTCGCAGATGAATTTATCAAGAGGCGTGAAGATTCTGAATGGTATGATTTGATCGTTGGAAAATTCAAGGATTAGTTCTGAAAACTTCTGACCCTTTCACATTTGTCAGTTATGTATCCATTAACTTCGCATTTTAACTTCAGATAAGAGTAAGTTCAAATGTGAAACACTCGAAACATTTATGGGAATATGTTATCGAGCATGTTGTGTCTTGAGTATAGAATAGTAACTTCATACTGCTTATCCAATTCTTAAATGGGTAACACCTTCAATATATTTTATCCTCAGGTTTGTAGAAGGTGATTTTGATACTTATGTAACACAAATGCGACAGCCCCATGTATGGGGTGGGGAACCTGAGCTGCTCATGTCATCACATGTGTTACAGTACGTGCTCTCAGTGGTTTTTTGTTTGCATTTATATTTCCTTCTGTGCATGGTGAAAATTCGCCCATTTTAATCATCCCAAATGGTTATATTTGTCAATAAGAGCACTGAACAACAAACAATCATCCACATAATTCATTATATGAATTACGTGCCGATGACTATACTGTACTGCACTCGACCTTTtggtaaataataaataataataataatcataatggTTGCAACCCACTAATAATTGACAAAATGCAAATGCTCTTTTTATTGTGTGCTATTAGATGAAAAATGTATTCAACAAATTAACGGGAAAGAAAAACATTTTCAGGGTTCCGATAACTGTTCACATGTTGGATAAGAGGACTAATGCTGTCAAGATTATTGCTGAATATGGCCAAGAATATGGGAAGGAGAATCCAATTCGCGTATTGTATCATGGTTATGGACACTATGATGCGTTAAGGAGCTCTTTAGATGGTTCACAATTGAAGCTGTAAATTCTCCTCTTTATGAGCTATTTTTTCTCATGTCAAACCGCATGCCCTGaacaagtttattcttgttaaAATGTGTGCAACATCATATTACGTTTACCAATTTTGCAGGAATAAAAGTAGATGAAACAATCCTCGGAACCAATTGGTCCTCAATCTGTAGGTTGCATCAATCCAGCAGAAAAGATGGAAGCAATTGTAATGAAAATAGGGATTAGCTTCCTGGTGATTCGAATATCAGCTGAATAAATACTCCCAACTCCAGTTACTTGCTACAACTTTGTCATTAAACTTCAAATATAACTCCCttgaaatattcaatttatcaGAGAATTATACAGTTTGATCACTTGAATATAGCAGATCAATGAAGAGACTGGATTTTtctcatataatatttaatcgCGTATCTTGATTTAAAATGAAAGATACCCTCCGTATTATTCAACATCTTTCCATATTTCCCGAAGCAGCTGATATCTGACAACATTCCTCCCACCCTTTTCCTTCGGCATCAAGCTGAGTTTAGCTAAAGCAGAAGAAGCGAGGAAGCTATCAGGAATGATTGAAGTCAATGGTGAGTCGAGTTCATCCAACTCATCGTCACTGGCAAATGATTTCTTGAGTGTTGATAACCTGCTACTTTGAAGCACTTGGCTTCCAACTTCTCCCACGTAAGTTAACAAAGCTGCGGCGGGTGGTGAATATTTCGTGGGAGTTGCAATGCAAGGAAAGAATGTGACCATATCGTTATGACTGTCAGAAATATCCTGAATTGAGAAAAAATAGCAAGTTGAGAATAACTTGTACACCTCTAGAGAATGCACAAAACAATATATTGAACTATGAAATTTGATGGTATCACATGGGAGTATATGAGGCAGCACCAACCTCAGAATCTAGGGCAGCGACTATGTCGCGTGGCATCGGTTCAGGACAGAATTCATCCGGAATGAAATTGTTCAGAACCCTTTTGATTAGGGTTGGACCAAATGTCGGGCATACCTTCAGAGGAGGAAACCTTAGATGATTACAAACCAAAGATTGTATGCTATTTGGATTCACTAGAATCATGAAATGCATGTGGGTTTCACCTACATCCCATGCGGATCACGTGTGTGGGTGTGATCACTTGTAACACAGATAATATTATTCGATTTGATGGTGAGTCACCTCTTTTCGGGTGGAAGCATCAGCAAGCATTCCAAATGGCAGCATCATAAGATTACTTAACGCATGGAGGAGCTTGAAAGCCTTGAAAGATTTTGGTCTGTTGCCTTCAACAAGAATGTTAGTATCCTCATATGACTCATCTTCTATGTCGAAAAGATCCGTGAGCCATCTGGACCAGTTCCCGATCTACAATAAAtgcagaaaaaaaaacaaaattaagaattttaaactctacaTTGAAAGCAATCAGGCTCGGTCGAATcataaaaaattgtttaatatCAAACAATGAGGATCCGCAACCAACATCAGTTGGTTCCACACTTGACACTTACAGCATTTTTTAACTGTACACCAGCTCCAAAGCTTGATTTCCCAGCTGGAATTGGGAGGACTTTGGAATCACTTATGGGATCAGAAAAAGGATCAGTTGGCATTTCTTCAGCGGATTCACGTAGAATAGCATTGAACATTGCAACATCCAATCTATAAACTAACTGCTCCATTACCTAACAGAAAAATGCAATTCTGTCgtgtttgaattttaaatacgtttttataaaatttagacGACGAGCCCAATACACCCCTAGAAAACATGGTAGTAATTAATACGGGGAAGGTAATTCAACTGTATAAGTTGATCCAAGAACCCTTGCCCAAACTGTCGTGGGCTGGGAGACGCCCAACCCATGGCTCATCGTTGCGCGTGTAGAGCCCACCTGGGGTTGGACATTTCTTGGCAGCACAGATACATGGGTCCCACTCTAGTACCACTTTGACATGTGCCTAATCCACCCCTAGAAAACTAGTTACTATTGGTGAAGGATATCCCTGTATACATTCACAAGTCGACTGGGGATGGTAGTGTTGCACAAGGTTGTTTATAAAACGTACCATTCTAACCAGCACAGACAAGCAGCCACATTCATGCCCCCCAGCCCGAATCGGACAAAGCCTTTCACATGCATCTTCGAATGCTTTCTTCCATAACTCGATAGCCAAGATTCCCTGTTCATGATTACCTATATTATTTCTTCTTCCATTCGATTTCTTCATGCCTGAACTGTTGTTAGTTCTATCGCTACTTTTTGCTAGATTTGGCTGCATATGTGGGGTAAAAGTCTGCagcaaatgaaaataataataattcttaacttcaaaatctgaaataaacATGGAGCTTTCAGTTGTTTTTAACATATTGCAAATAGTGAGAGTAGTGGTGACCTGCCACCAAACTGACTCAACAATCCGAGAAAAGAGCCAAGATTCAACTTTTTCGAGTGCAATAATGAATGTCAAGACATCCTCAAAGTCATCAAATTCTTCAGTTGGTTTAGTATTCTCCTCATCCATGTGAGAAGAGTCTAGCTGTTTATTTGTTATTCTTCTAGCTGATTCAGATTCAGGGCCATCATGTTTTATTTGTGATACATTAGAATGTGGTAATTCAGCAGCAATTTGGCTGACAATGGCCCTCAACATAATTGAATTTGACAACCAGTATGTCAACCTGTAACATTTTTACAAATCTTGATATTATCAATATcatgatatatctttgagttctAACAGTTAAAAATTTGGTGGGATGAGTAGCATGAAAAAGGACAATGATAGGATGCCTGTTGGATAGGCATATAAAGAAATGTAATATTTTCTAAACAAACTTACCTTGGGACGTCGTTTCCGCATGCTTTAGAAACCAAAACCAAACCAGACACCACAGCTCTTGCAGCACTAGACCGCTTTGCTTGAGATCCTTCTCTGCAAATGTTACTGTAAAATCTTGAAAGTCGTCTAGCTGGGGCATGGACCTTATTTCCCGAACTGGCATGCTCAGCAACTACTGAATATAATCCAACCTCAACTGCTGCAGCTTCTTTCAGTTCTTCCTCAAGCATCTCAATTCTAGTTTTCCATTCATTTTTACTGTCAAAATGCTCACCTTTTTGTTCTTTTCCTTCAGTTTTTGAGCTATGTTTACCTTTCTTGTGATAGACATTATATATATCGAGGTCAGGTGCTTTTCCCCCAGCATAAAAGTCGGCCAGAAATCCGTTCCCTTTAGTTGTGCCGTGTATTTGGATGGATTTTACATGCTTCAACTGAGGTTTGTTACTGCTGGATGGAGGAACTAGTGGAGCTTTTCTATTTGGTGCAAGATTATCGCTTCTTGTTATCACCTGTCTTTTCGCATTATCATCTGATAATTTATCGAGTAACAGTAACTTATTCCCTGGAGAATGGCTTGTCCCTTCCGATATCTGTTCATCACATCGAATATCTTTTCGTAGCCTTTCACCAACATGTGAATCGTCGATCAGAACATTTTCACCAACATGTGAATCGTCGATCAGAACATCTTCTGGTTGCAATTCTTTATCTTGAGAAGAACTGCTTCTTCTATAATTATCAGCTTCAACCGCTTCAGAAGAAAATCTTTCGAAGGATTTGTCTTCAACATATTGCCGAGTGTTTCTGCTACTTTTATAGTTGCTGTTAGCAATAACTTCATGGGAACTGGGGTAAACACTTCCCCTCACAAAACTTGTTgcagtgttattgggcttggtATGCATCTCTCGAAAACTTATGGATGAGGGAGAGGATCTAATGGAGGGGGGAACAGAGTTCTTGACAGATGTCATGCTTCGCTCAGAAAACTTGGACAATGAAACCTGGTCATTTACATGGTTCCTATCATCAAATAATGAATCATTTGATGGAGGCCGTAAGTTCTTGTTTTGCTCTTTCAAAGAGTCGATTCCAGCATTTCCATATCCATTCTGCATTTTTAACTTCAAATAAGTACCACGAGGTACAAGTAAACACATTGAGTAGAAAGAATTATCAATACTATGCGGTAAGATAAGTAATGTAGCCTAAGTATAGATgtcaatataaattaaattttaagaaaacTTGCTTACCTTCTCATTATGAGACAGTGAAGTTGTTAGAGATCCGATGGTTGATGAACCAGGTGCCCTTGATGAATGTGAAGAAGCATCATCATCAGTAAAAGAGGCGATTTCTGAGCTATTGTCATCATATTCAAGGAAGCCCACTTTAGGCGAGGAATTAGAGCTATCCATTTCAACAGGGTCAAAACTAATAATTAAACCCGGTTGGACTGAAATACTTGAACTTTTCTTGAAGCTTAACGGGACATTTATATTTAATACATGATCCATTACTCCATAATCTGCAAGATTCAATGAAGCTGTCCCCAAGAGTTGTCCTTTAGCCTTATCCTTTCGAGGCTCGAATAAGCTAAACTCCAAATAATTCTTCTTAAACTTATCACCAGCTTTTTTGTCTTGGTGAAGAGTAATAGGAAGCACGAAAGACTCGTTAAATACGATATTGGATTCCCCAGCAACAGAGATAAATGAACCAGAATTTTGATCACCATTTTCCCACTGAATCAAAACGGTTTGAACAGATTTAAGAGACTCAGATGGTGGCCAAGGCCTAATCTCCTGTATTTGGACAATGTACTGAACTCTAACTGAAGCACCCCATTTGTGCTTCGATCTCAGTCCAAGAACCATAGCTAGAGCAAGATAATTAAGAGCTAAAGCTGGTCGGTTAATTCTGATCGACTACAACATgatgaggaaaaaaaattcatcataGAGAATTTAGGTAATAACACTCATGAATACAGTCTACAAATAAAGATCTTCTGAGATTTCTCGGTATAATGAGATTTTGCAATTTTCATCTATACACTAACACTTGAAAATAATTCAGGAATAAGATGATGTTCGCAACTATCTCTAAAGATCCACAAACACTCAGAAAACTATGGCCCACTCAGGGATTTGGTGCAACAGATTAATTTATGATGGAagctcaaaataaataaatagacaatatgcatgcaatttgaaaatttcgcaTTCCAGTGGATTGCCTTCGGTTTCCCTGTCGAGACTCACGGATACATCCTCAAAAAAATGCAGTAAAAACTTAACCAATCAAGCAGACCAAACAAAAAGAGAAGAACGATCAAGCTAAAATGGCCACATTTGCAAACTACCCAAATAAAGAACCATATTACTGTAAAAGAATCACCATTTTAATTTCAGGATCCAGTAAAATATtccaaaaaaagaaacaaaccaTCATAGGACCAATCAATAATTTAGCATCCAGCTATCAAATGCCACAACACAGAAATGGTAAAAATACACAGAAGATCACAGTTGCGTCCATAATTATCAATGAAAAACAACTACACTGAGCTAACTAAGAGAAACAAGAAACAGACAGAGAGAAAAAAGGCAGTCTTTTACCAGAAGATTGAAGAACAAAAGAGACTTATGCTTCTTGCAATGCCTTTTGAATAACCGATTTTGTTTATTTCCGCAGATGGGATTCCTTGTTTGTTTGAGGAGAAAGTAAAAGAAGGCGTAAGAAAGTCCAAAAGATTGAAAATTCAGAAGAGGTGGAGGAAGAAGAATTTTGCGTTCG
The DNA window shown above is from Primulina huaijiensis isolate GDHJ02 chromosome 12, ASM1229523v2, whole genome shotgun sequence and carries:
- the LOC140990146 gene encoding U-box domain-containing protein 6-like, with protein sequence MDASEIEENLLSIGEPKLHGEMCKNLSSVYAKVLAIFPDLEAARPRSTSGIQALCALHIALEKTKNFLQHCAECSKLYLAITGDSVVMKFEKARCALEDSLKRVEDIVPPAIGSQIAEILGELGRIEFSLDPIEKQIGDDIIRLLQQGRNFNSNSYDNEELESFHQAASRLGITSSRAALRERRALKKHVERARADDDKRKESIIAYLMHLMRKYSKVFRGEFSDDSPGSTPCSPTIHGSFEDGNMLGCNGFAFDRQFSKLCSFNFKPNFRRSDQIHVPPEELRCPISLQLMHDPVIVASGQTYERVCIEKWFSDGHNTCPKTQQQLPHLSLTPNYCVKGLVASWCENNRIPVPDAPPGSLHLNYWRLVLSESDSANSKSLESFDLCKFKGVKVKPLNESGIIEDAEGNELEATSVQKEDCGDYHSFKQCHDFLAVLEKDDDLMEKCKVVEQIRHLLKDDEEARIYMGANGFVEALLHFLDSAVSYRNGMAQEIGAMALFNLAVNNKRNKELLLASGVLPILQKMIANTDSVGATTALYLNLSCLEEAKAIIGTTQEAVYFLISILKLETDEQCKIDALHTLYNISSHSTNIPHLLGAGIIDDLHNLITHPSDHSSTEKCITMLIYLASSKSARDEIIASPGLITGLATILDIGEPVEQEQAAACLLILCNTSDKCCEMVLQEGAIPSLVSISVNGTVRGKQKAQKLLMLFREKRQRVPSPVPSRPMPENSEMALPSQNSKPFCKSISRRKVGKTLSFWWKNKSFSVYQLFTTKQYADRSVTAPPSLYQNYQRHLIVCADQKFWISIRNLYAISLLIVLVPMLKSKLPLGVPGDGRCLFRSVVHGACLRAGKPSPTENRERELADELRATVADEFIKRREDSEWFVEGDFDTYVTQMRQPHVWGGEPELLMSSHVLQVPITVHMLDKRTNAVKIIAEYGQEYGKENPIRVLYHGYGHYDALRSSLDGSQLKLNKSR